Part of the Kitasatospora sp. NBC_00374 genome is shown below.
TGACCGACAGGCCCCGGTGCGTCAGGTACAGCACGAGGAACGTCTGCACGAACGCGCCGAGCTGGTTGATCAGCACGCCCCCGAGCAGATACCGCACCGTGACCGGCGTCGCCCGCAGGGTGTCGAGGACACCGATCGGGGCCTCTTCGTCCTTCATGCCGCCACCTCCGTCACCGCGTTGACGATCCGTCCGGCGACCAGCGGGGCCGAGGCGAACCCGGTACCGCCGCAGGCCGCCCGTGACCAGACGGCCGGGCCGACGCGGGCGAGTCGCGCACCGCCGGTGTCCGGGTCCGTCGTGTAGTGGCAGGCCCTGGCCGCCACCACGGTGTAGCGCTCGACGTCGGGGAGGACGCCGGCCTCGGCCAACCGCCGGGCCCAGGGCGACTGGTCCTCGTCGGCACAGTCGGCCGCGGCGACCTCCCGGCACACGGCGTCCGAGCTGATCTTCAGCAGGGTGCCGCCCCCCGGCGGCACCGCCCAGGCCCGCCCGTCGGTGCCGAGGCCGCCCACCGCGGGCGCCGTCCGCCACCACCGCGCCAGCCGCTCCGGCGGCCGCAGGTAGAGCATGGTCTGACGGCGCAGCACCACCGGATGGTCGACCAGCCCACGGCCCCACGGGCCGGCGGCGACCAGGACCAGGTCGCCGCCGAGCACCTCGCCGCCGGCCAGCACGACCCGCCCGGACTCCGGCTCGACCGCCGTCACGGCGCAGTACGGCCGCAGGGCCACCGCCGGATGCCCGGCCAGCCACCGGGCCGCGGCCCGCAGCACCCGCCGCGCCAGCAGCACACCCGCCTGGGCCTCCCGGACCCCGGCCGAACCGGCCGGGAAACCCAGGTGCGGCAGGTCGTCCGGGTCGAGCTCCGCCACCGGTACGCCCGCGTCGGCCGCCGAGGAGACCACCGCGGCCACCCGGTCCCGCGGCCAGGCCGTGACCACACCCACGCGACGGTAGAAGGCGGTGCCGAGCACGGTCTCCAGCTCCCGCCAGCGATGGTGGGCGCCGACCATCCGCCGGGTGCCGTCCGGATCTCCCGGCACCAGCGTGCGGATCGCCCGGTGCTGGTCGTACGAGCTCGACTCCGGGTTGGGGATCGCCCCCCGGTCCAGGACCGTCACCCGGTGGCCCGCGAGCGCGCACTCCAGCGCGGTCAGCAGTCCGACCACGCCCGCCCCCACCACGACCACCCGCGCGGCCCGTGCCGCGGTCACCGGCCGGCCCCGGCCAGCCGCGGCAGCCGTCCCGGCGTGACCTCCGTGGCGTGCGACGCGGCCGGGATCCCGCCGTCCGGCAGGCCCTGTCCGGCCAGGTCGATCAGCAGCGGCGCCGCGCAGCGCAGGAAGACCTCCACCTCGTGGCAGAAGTCGCCCGCGTCACCCGCCGACACCTCCCACCGGTCCAGCCGGGCCAGCTGCTCGGTCAGGGTGAAGGCCGCCGCCGTCAGGCTGAAGCGGCGCGTGTCGTACGCGGCGGCGAACCGTTCGAGCAGCCGCGCCGCCGCGGCCCTGGAGCGGGCCGACACCGGCAGCGCCCCGGCGCCGGTCCAGACGTCGACCTTGGCCGCCACCCGGTTCCACGGCCGCACCAGCCGCGACTCGGTCACCGCGGCCATCGCCTCGCGGGTGAAGTTGGTGCGCTGGTAGTCCGGGCCGGTGGCGGCGAGGTAGAAGCGGACGAGGTCCCGCGGCACCTCGCCGGCCAGTTCCCGCCCCGTCACGACATGCCCGCGGCTGCTGGAGAACTTGTCGTGGTCCAGCTCGTAGAACTCGTTGGTGACGAAGTGCTCGGGCAGCGTGTAGCCGCCCAGCGCCATCAGCATCGCCACCCCGACCACCGCGAAGGCGAAACTGGCGTCGGAGCCGAAGAAGTACACCACCTCCGCGCCCGCCTCGGCCGACCACAGCTCGTCCCCGGCGCCGAGCACCTCGCCGCGGTGCTCGGCGGCCAGCGCGGTGCAGTGCATGCTCCAGGCGATGGTCTCGGCGTCGGAGTAGATCACCTGCCCGGCGACCTCGGGGAACGGCGCCGGGATGCCCCAGGAGATCGGCAGCGTCACGGGGTAGTCCGGGAGCGGCCGGGACAGCAACTCCTCGACCAGCTGCGCCAGGCGCGGCCGCATCGTCGCGGCCTGCCGGGCGAAGTACTCCACCAGCGCCTCGCGGTACTCCTCCAGCGGCAGCACCAGCACCTCCCGCTCGCGCAGCTCCACCGGATCGTCCGGGTGCAGCGTCGACTGCGGGTCGGTCAGCTCGCCGGACGCGATCCAGTGCCCGCAGTTCTCGCACAGCCCCGCACACCCGTCGGCCAGACAGACCGGGCAGCCGCCGCGTACGTACGCGTCGGTGAGGTACTCGGCGGTGCGGGGCGCGTACGGGAAGGGCACCGCCCGCAGCCGCAGCCGGCCGAGCCCGTGCAGCCGCTCGAAGAACGCCCGCACGGACCCCACGTAACGGTCGTCGAAGCGGACGAACCCGTCCGGCTCGATGCCCACGGCGGCCAGCGTCTCCTCCACCTGGCCGCCGGACCGGACGCGCAGCTCCTCGGGGTCCACGCCCAGCCGCCGCGCGGTGGTCACGATGTAGTTCTGCGTGAAGTGCACGCCCGTCCCGAACAGCACGTCGCGGCCGGCGGCGCGCGCGTACCTCGCGCAGACGTCGGCGCTCAGGAACGGGCCGGCCAGGTGACCGAGGTGCAGATCGCCGTTGGCGGTGGGGCCGGGGGCGATCACCATCGTGCGGTCCATCAGCTGGTCCTCTGCGGGGTGGTGGTGCGGCGGGTGAGGAGGTCGGTGGTGATGTCGTGGGAGCGTTGGGCGAGGACGCTGATGAGGGAGTCGGCGATGCCGTGGGTGGCTTCGTTGACGCCTTGGAGGTAGACGGCGGCGGTGGCGGTGCGGCCGAGGTCGATGCGGTAGTTGCGGGTGACGTTGATGTGGGGGAGTCCGGTTTTGGTGGCGAGGTCGCGGACGAGGGCGGGCATGCGGGTGTCGTAGCCGGTGCCGAGGAGGACGAGGTCGCAGGGGAGGGGGGTGGTTTTGCCGGTTTTCCGGTCTTTGAGGTCGAGGATGACGTTGTCGTTGTCGTTGTCGAGGTGGGCGTGGGTGACTTCGGTCATGGTGTGGATGGTGGAGCGGGGGGTGCCGAGCATGCGTTGTCGGTAGAGCATCATGTAGAGCTCGTCGAGGAAGGGGGGTGCGAGTCCGGCGTAGTTGGTGAGTCGCATTTCGTCGAGGACTTGGGCGCGGATTTCGGGTGGGCTGTCGTGGAATTCGTCGACGAAGGAGGGGAAGAAGAGTTCGTTGATGAATTTGCTGGTCTGGTAGTTCTGGAGGCCGATGGAGCGGACGATCATGGTGATGTGGCTGTTGGGGAGGTTTTCGTGGAGGGCGTAGAACATTTCGGCGGCGCTCTGGGCGCCGCCGATGACGACGGTGTGGAGGGGTTGGTCGCGGGGGATGTCGGCGATGCGGGTGCGGTAGCGGGCGCTGTGGATGACGCGGTCGGGGGG
Proteins encoded:
- a CDS encoding NAD(P)/FAD-dependent oxidoreductase; its protein translation is MTAARAARVVVVGAGVVGLLTALECALAGHRVTVLDRGAIPNPESSSYDQHRAIRTLVPGDPDGTRRMVGAHHRWRELETVLGTAFYRRVGVVTAWPRDRVAAVVSSAADAGVPVAELDPDDLPHLGFPAGSAGVREAQAGVLLARRVLRAAARWLAGHPAVALRPYCAVTAVEPESGRVVLAGGEVLGGDLVLVAAGPWGRGLVDHPVVLRRQTMLYLRPPERLARWWRTAPAVGGLGTDGRAWAVPPGGGTLLKISSDAVCREVAAADCADEDQSPWARRLAEAGVLPDVERYTVVAARACHYTTDPDTGGARLARVGPAVWSRAACGGTGFASAPLVAGRIVNAVTEVAA
- a CDS encoding class I tRNA ligase family protein — translated: MDRTMVIAPGPTANGDLHLGHLAGPFLSADVCARYARAAGRDVLFGTGVHFTQNYIVTTARRLGVDPEELRVRSGGQVEETLAAVGIEPDGFVRFDDRYVGSVRAFFERLHGLGRLRLRAVPFPYAPRTAEYLTDAYVRGGCPVCLADGCAGLCENCGHWIASGELTDPQSTLHPDDPVELREREVLVLPLEEYREALVEYFARQAATMRPRLAQLVEELLSRPLPDYPVTLPISWGIPAPFPEVAGQVIYSDAETIAWSMHCTALAAEHRGEVLGAGDELWSAEAGAEVVYFFGSDASFAFAVVGVAMLMALGGYTLPEHFVTNEFYELDHDKFSSSRGHVVTGRELAGEVPRDLVRFYLAATGPDYQRTNFTREAMAAVTESRLVRPWNRVAAKVDVWTGAGALPVSARSRAAAARLLERFAAAYDTRRFSLTAAAFTLTEQLARLDRWEVSAGDAGDFCHEVEVFLRCAAPLLIDLAGQGLPDGGIPAASHATEVTPGRLPRLAGAGR
- a CDS encoding lysine N(6)-hydroxylase/L-ornithine N(5)-oxygenase family protein, which gives rise to MTDHEVGVLAIGAGPANLALAAAIEECGNTELADSTLLLEQAPDIKWQRDLLMPWARSQVSFLKDLVTLRNPRSKFSFLNFLHDQGRLDQFVNLGTFHPFRWEFSDYLQWVATSLERVHIRYNARVVTIDPVHDHNHTPTGWHVTLADGDTIHARDLVIGGGRDPHIPQPFTDLPPDRVIHSARYRTRIADIPRDQPLHTVVIGGAQSAAEMFYALHENLPNSHITMIVRSIGLQNYQTSKFINELFFPSFVDEFHDSPPEIRAQVLDEMRLTNYAGLAPPFLDELYMMLYRQRMLGTPRSTIHTMTEVTHAHLDNDNDNVILDLKDRKTGKTTPLPCDLVLLGTGYDTRMPALVRDLATKTGLPHINVTRNYRIDLGRTATAAVYLQGVNEATHGIADSLISVLAQRSHDITTDLLTRRTTTPQRTS